A window of the Corynebacterium minutissimum genome harbors these coding sequences:
- a CDS encoding MOSC domain-containing protein: MKVISTNVAVRRPEPHGRHEYTGIDKQPRPFLDLEIPGPNYGDGSGVVGDSIGDHAHHGGAEKAVYAYAREELDHWEGALNRVLRDGYFGENLTTEGISWPNMFINQRIQVGECVLEVSIPRTPCATFSGWMDEPGWLKSFTERGDCGSYLRIIEPGRINPGDEITLIGRPDHDITMGMAFAAKMGDKELARRVVDAGCLAAVHHDQLVKSLQSRG; encoded by the coding sequence ATGAAGGTTATCTCCACGAACGTCGCTGTCCGCCGCCCGGAGCCGCACGGGCGGCACGAGTACACGGGCATCGATAAGCAGCCACGCCCTTTCCTTGACCTGGAGATACCCGGTCCCAACTACGGTGACGGCTCCGGCGTGGTGGGGGATTCGATTGGTGACCACGCCCACCACGGCGGTGCCGAGAAGGCCGTCTACGCTTATGCCCGTGAGGAGCTCGATCACTGGGAGGGTGCGCTCAACCGTGTACTGCGTGATGGCTACTTCGGGGAGAACCTCACCACTGAGGGCATCTCCTGGCCGAATATGTTCATCAACCAGCGGATTCAGGTGGGGGAGTGCGTGCTCGAGGTTTCCATCCCGCGCACGCCCTGCGCCACCTTCTCCGGCTGGATGGACGAGCCGGGCTGGCTGAAGTCCTTCACGGAGCGCGGCGATTGCGGCTCCTACCTGCGCATCATCGAGCCCGGCCGAATCAACCCTGGCGATGAGATTACGCTTATCGGCCGCCCCGACCATGACATCACCATGGGCATGGCCTTCGCGGCCAAGATGGGGGACAAGGAGCTGGCCCGGCGCGTCGTGGACGCTGGCTGCCTCGCTGCCGTCCATCATGACCAGCTGGTTAAGAGCCTGCAATCCCGCGGTTAG
- a CDS encoding flavin monoamine oxidase family protein, which produces MEKKHVIVVGAGFAGLTAARELQTAGIDYHIVEARDRIGGRAWTDDRLGRPLEIGATWVHWHQPHVWSEITRYGQDIIASPVVDTAYWYAGGELKSGTEAEMDAKLARPMEKIFEKSREFFPEPHKPLLVLDEKFGASQELKDAFLAADQAGVLDALEDGDFTQEEKDLCNAYWSAGYIGYPEQGSSLMAKQWAALCDHRLSLVDEQTLRYKLVNGMRGIYGNIAKDLTGEIRLNIAVTAIEHDDDSATVTYADGTSETADAVIVTVPVGALGNITFTPGLPEGSQKTIEQKWNSTGFKAWIKIKGHHNIFGYAPQPAVVSVLRSEYFEDDGTTICVAFGSDHQKIDLESIEDAQKVVDQWRPDLEVVGVTGHDWVADEYSGQAWATLRRGQFTEGWHHFRTSTSSLHFAGADWASGWRGVVVDGAIETGISTAREVINKLRG; this is translated from the coding sequence ATGGAAAAGAAGCACGTTATTGTCGTTGGCGCTGGGTTCGCTGGCCTTACGGCGGCTCGTGAACTGCAGACTGCGGGAATCGACTATCACATTGTGGAGGCACGCGATCGTATTGGTGGTCGTGCTTGGACGGATGACAGGCTCGGACGTCCTCTAGAGATTGGTGCTACCTGGGTGCACTGGCATCAACCGCATGTCTGGTCCGAAATCACTCGTTATGGCCAGGATATTATCGCTTCGCCCGTTGTAGATACCGCATATTGGTATGCCGGTGGCGAGCTGAAGTCCGGTACCGAAGCAGAAATGGATGCCAAACTGGCGCGGCCAATGGAGAAAATCTTTGAGAAGTCCCGAGAGTTTTTCCCAGAGCCGCACAAGCCACTGCTTGTGCTTGATGAAAAATTCGGAGCGTCCCAAGAATTGAAGGATGCTTTCCTGGCTGCAGATCAGGCAGGAGTTCTCGACGCCTTGGAAGACGGGGATTTCACACAGGAAGAAAAGGACCTGTGCAACGCGTACTGGTCAGCTGGATACATTGGGTATCCCGAGCAAGGTTCGTCCTTGATGGCTAAGCAGTGGGCCGCTCTGTGTGACCATCGCCTTTCGTTGGTGGATGAGCAAACGCTTCGATACAAACTGGTCAACGGCATGCGAGGCATCTACGGCAACATTGCGAAGGACTTGACCGGTGAGATTCGTTTGAACATTGCTGTGACCGCAATCGAACACGATGATGATTCCGCAACGGTTACCTATGCGGACGGCACTTCCGAAACCGCGGACGCGGTGATTGTCACGGTTCCGGTCGGCGCATTGGGGAACATTACGTTTACGCCAGGTCTGCCCGAGGGTTCGCAGAAGACTATTGAGCAGAAATGGAACTCGACTGGTTTCAAAGCTTGGATCAAGATCAAGGGCCACCACAATATCTTCGGCTACGCGCCCCAACCGGCTGTTGTGTCCGTGCTGCGCTCTGAGTACTTCGAAGATGATGGCACGACCATCTGTGTGGCCTTTGGCTCCGATCACCAGAAGATTGATCTGGAAAGCATTGAGGATGCTCAGAAGGTCGTTGACCAGTGGCGTCCAGATCTCGAAGTTGTTGGCGTCACCGGCCATGACTGGGTTGCTGATGAGTACTCTGGTCAGGCCTGGGCTACGTTGCGGCGTGGACAGTTCACTGAGGGGTGGCACCACTTCCGCACCTCTACCTCTTCGCTGCATTTCGCGGGAGCTGATTGGGCTTCCGGTTGGCGTGGAGTGGTCGTTGATGGAGCCATTGAAACCGGAATCTCCACTGCTCGCGAGGTCATCAACAAGCTGCGCGGCTAA
- a CDS encoding zeta toxin family protein, translating into MTVLKAADFPVNDAFKRRVLERRIAYLFRQPSAEPEVIYVAGQPASGKSSVIEMIADDHVVLDSDELRKYHPALDEIMERDPLRMDVLTNGPVPYWMSSLIEYGRQHGHSLIIENTLSNPEFIAGELAKFRSAGFRVKVVGLAVAQEVSRLGVVQRYLEAQRVSRYPRWTNEVSHTSGYKAIVPGLQAIAPLVDDLEIRTRDGRTLSGIEDIEAERATWFDSPAIRADWLARFDSCDLSGLEAEKLTQNLVADAERIRKL; encoded by the coding sequence GTGACCGTGCTGAAGGCTGCGGATTTTCCGGTAAACGACGCTTTTAAACGCCGTGTCCTTGAGCGGCGTATCGCTTATCTTTTTCGCCAGCCGTCCGCTGAACCAGAGGTCATCTACGTAGCAGGACAACCAGCATCGGGAAAGTCTTCGGTGATTGAGATGATCGCGGATGATCACGTCGTTCTAGATTCGGATGAACTACGAAAATATCATCCGGCCCTCGACGAGATCATGGAGCGCGATCCCTTACGCATGGATGTGCTCACTAATGGCCCGGTGCCCTACTGGATGTCCTCGCTCATCGAATATGGCCGTCAGCATGGGCACTCCCTCATCATTGAGAACACGTTGTCCAACCCGGAATTCATCGCGGGTGAGTTAGCCAAGTTTCGCTCCGCGGGTTTCCGCGTGAAGGTTGTGGGGCTAGCGGTGGCGCAGGAGGTCTCCAGGCTAGGCGTGGTCCAGCGCTATCTGGAGGCACAGCGCGTGAGCCGCTATCCGCGCTGGACAAATGAGGTTTCCCACACGTCGGGTTATAAGGCCATCGTTCCAGGGCTTCAGGCTATTGCGCCGCTTGTCGACGACCTCGAGATCCGCACCCGCGACGGGCGTACTTTAAGCGGCATCGAAGATATTGAAGCTGAGCGCGCAACCTGGTTCGACTCCCCCGCCATTCGCGCTGATTGGCTGGCCCGCTTCGACAGCTGCGACTTGAGCGGCCTTGAAGCGGAGAAGCTCACGCAGAATCTCGTGGCTGATGCAGAGCGTATCCGCAAACTTTAA
- a CDS encoding EamA family transporter — protein MNTSSHGRRGSLLWTCLTALAPATWGTTYIVTTHLLPAGHPLFAAFMRTLPAGIIALCLSRQLPRGSWRWKSFVLGGLNMAAFFPLLFLSAQRLPGGVAATLNAVQPIIVALLAVTVLHEQLSGWRLGWGVVGVVGVALVVLGPSAALDPVGVVEGLGGAVAMATGVVLTKKWKLPEGVSPVALAGWQLTSAGLLLAIPALLVEGPPPVIPVHGWLGYAWLGLVGALVSYSLWFTGIRRLPVTSTALLGLLSPLVAALLGALIAHEHLGAEQYLGFAIALAAMVCGQLPAPTNYRKDNS, from the coding sequence ATGAACACTTCTTCTCATGGGCGCCGCGGTTCGTTGCTTTGGACCTGTTTGACGGCGCTGGCCCCCGCTACGTGGGGGACGACATACATCGTGACCACCCACCTCCTCCCAGCCGGGCATCCATTGTTTGCTGCGTTCATGAGGACGCTGCCGGCAGGGATCATCGCCTTGTGCCTGTCGAGGCAGCTGCCGCGCGGTTCGTGGAGGTGGAAGAGCTTCGTGTTGGGCGGTCTGAACATGGCCGCGTTCTTCCCCCTGCTGTTCTTGTCGGCGCAGCGTCTTCCGGGCGGGGTAGCGGCCACGCTGAATGCGGTACAGCCCATCATCGTTGCCCTGCTGGCCGTGACTGTCCTCCACGAGCAACTCTCCGGATGGCGTCTGGGATGGGGTGTCGTGGGTGTCGTGGGCGTGGCCCTCGTGGTTCTCGGTCCAAGCGCTGCCCTGGACCCGGTGGGCGTGGTTGAAGGACTCGGCGGCGCAGTGGCCATGGCCACCGGCGTGGTCCTCACCAAGAAGTGGAAGCTCCCGGAAGGTGTCTCGCCCGTCGCACTGGCCGGTTGGCAGCTGACGTCCGCCGGCCTGCTGCTGGCGATCCCGGCGCTGCTGGTGGAGGGACCACCGCCGGTAATTCCTGTCCATGGCTGGCTTGGGTACGCCTGGCTCGGCCTGGTCGGAGCGCTGGTCTCCTACAGCCTCTGGTTTACCGGCATCCGGCGGCTTCCGGTCACGTCCACAGCCCTCCTGGGACTCCTCTCGCCGTTGGTCGCCGCCCTGCTCGGCGCCCTGATCGCGCATGAACACCTCGGAGCCGAGCAGTACCTCGGCTTCGCGATCGCCCTGGCTGCCATGGTCTGTGGCCAGCTCCCCGCCCCCACCAATTATCGAAAGGACAATTCATGA
- a CDS encoding LysR family transcriptional regulator, with the protein MELQQLRYVVAIAEKRNFTRAAESCFVVQSALSHQIKALEKELGTALFVRSSRRVELTPAGEAFLTEARISLAAADRAVAVAAEAVDQVRGSLSVGVIPTVTAVSVPDIVAAFHASHPHVDLTVRSGGSNEFMRDLSSGRLDVAFLGVDADVTPASGLTAHEIARGRLVAVMASQHRLAHRGTLALADLADETFVDFPAGSPGRLQGDRAFAAAGLQRRVGFEAMSTEFMLALVERGLGVCLLPVDCVPANPALRAIPVVDGPCRTEYIAWGSFNPSPAARAFIEQVKESIALHMVD; encoded by the coding sequence ATGGAACTCCAACAGCTCAGGTACGTCGTGGCGATCGCCGAGAAACGCAACTTCACGCGAGCAGCAGAAAGCTGCTTCGTCGTGCAGTCAGCCCTGAGCCACCAGATCAAGGCCCTCGAAAAGGAACTCGGCACGGCACTGTTCGTGCGCTCATCCCGCCGGGTCGAGCTGACCCCCGCCGGCGAAGCCTTCCTCACGGAAGCACGGATCAGCCTCGCAGCCGCTGACCGCGCCGTGGCGGTCGCCGCCGAGGCCGTGGACCAGGTCCGCGGAAGCTTGTCGGTAGGTGTGATCCCGACGGTCACAGCCGTCAGCGTGCCCGACATCGTCGCAGCCTTCCACGCCAGCCATCCCCACGTGGATCTCACCGTGCGGAGCGGGGGAAGCAATGAGTTCATGCGCGATCTCAGCAGCGGGAGACTGGACGTAGCATTCCTCGGCGTGGACGCCGACGTCACCCCAGCGTCCGGACTCACCGCGCACGAGATCGCCCGAGGGCGTCTCGTCGCTGTTATGGCGTCACAGCATCGGCTAGCACACAGGGGCACCTTAGCCCTGGCCGACCTGGCCGACGAGACGTTCGTTGACTTCCCGGCCGGGTCACCGGGCAGGCTCCAAGGCGATCGGGCATTCGCTGCCGCAGGCCTTCAACGCCGCGTGGGCTTCGAGGCGATGTCGACCGAGTTCATGCTCGCCCTCGTCGAACGCGGGTTGGGCGTCTGCCTGCTGCCCGTCGACTGTGTGCCAGCCAACCCAGCGCTGCGAGCCATTCCCGTGGTCGATGGCCCTTGCCGGACCGAGTACATCGCGTGGGGATCTTTCAATCCGAGCCCCGCCGCTCGAGCGTTCATCGAACAGGTCAAGGAATCAATCGCCCTGCACATGGTCGACTGA
- a CDS encoding aldehyde dehydrogenase family protein, whose product MTQFATYADLLNAITDENGREILNPATGEVVGRVPEGSVEDLNAAVETARAAQKDFAKLSDAERCELLTKAAAAVEANAEALVELLSREQGKPLNGPNARFEVGACSGWLNATASFEHPNYTAVDDDITATVNYRPLGVVGAIGPWNWPMMITVWQIAPALRMGNAVVVKPSEYTPLSVLGLIEVINSVLPEGILQVVTGAGEVGAALTTHEGVDKIMFTGSTATGKKIVEASADNLTRLTLELGGNDAGIVLDDADPKEIAGDLFWGAFINTGQTCAAMKRVYVPESLYDAVCEALIEVAKASPMGVGLEEENVLGPLQNKQQFDIVDKLVNAAKDSGARVLLGGDPDYDAPGYFYPTTLVADIDPDNPLVVEEQFGPALPIVKYTDLDWAIEQANKLDVGLGSSVWSSNRERALDVAAQLEAGTTWINSHGAVDPRVPFGGIKSSGYGVEFGTEGLKGLAYPQIING is encoded by the coding sequence ATGACTCAGTTCGCTACCTATGCTGACCTGCTCAACGCCATTACGGACGAGAACGGACGCGAAATCCTCAACCCGGCAACCGGTGAGGTTGTCGGCCGCGTGCCGGAAGGTTCGGTGGAGGACCTCAACGCTGCGGTGGAGACTGCACGTGCAGCGCAGAAGGACTTTGCCAAGCTTAGTGACGCTGAGCGTTGCGAGCTTCTCACCAAGGCAGCCGCGGCTGTGGAAGCCAACGCTGAAGCGCTGGTTGAGCTGCTCTCCCGTGAACAGGGCAAGCCGCTCAACGGCCCGAACGCCCGCTTCGAGGTCGGTGCCTGTTCCGGTTGGCTGAATGCTACTGCTTCCTTTGAGCACCCGAACTACACCGCCGTCGATGATGACATCACCGCCACCGTCAACTACCGCCCGCTCGGCGTTGTCGGTGCTATTGGTCCGTGGAACTGGCCGATGATGATTACCGTCTGGCAGATTGCACCGGCGCTGCGTATGGGCAACGCGGTCGTCGTCAAGCCCTCGGAGTACACCCCGTTGTCCGTACTGGGGCTGATCGAGGTCATCAACTCCGTTCTGCCGGAGGGTATCTTGCAGGTCGTCACTGGTGCCGGTGAGGTTGGCGCGGCGCTGACCACCCACGAGGGCGTCGACAAGATTATGTTCACCGGTTCTACCGCCACCGGCAAGAAGATCGTGGAGGCCAGCGCCGATAACCTCACCCGTCTCACGCTGGAGCTCGGCGGTAATGACGCGGGCATCGTGCTCGATGACGCCGACCCGAAGGAGATCGCCGGCGATCTTTTCTGGGGCGCGTTCATCAACACCGGCCAGACCTGTGCGGCGATGAAGCGCGTGTACGTGCCGGAGTCGCTGTACGACGCCGTCTGTGAAGCCCTCATCGAGGTAGCCAAGGCCTCCCCGATGGGCGTGGGCCTGGAGGAAGAAAACGTGCTCGGCCCGCTGCAGAACAAGCAGCAGTTCGACATTGTCGACAAGCTCGTCAATGCCGCCAAGGACTCCGGCGCCCGCGTGCTGCTGGGCGGCGACCCGGACTACGACGCGCCGGGCTACTTCTACCCCACCACCCTGGTGGCGGACATTGACCCGGACAACCCGCTGGTGGTGGAGGAGCAGTTCGGTCCCGCACTGCCGATTGTGAAGTACACGGACCTCGACTGGGCCATTGAGCAGGCCAATAAGCTCGATGTGGGTCTGGGCTCCTCCGTGTGGTCCTCCAACCGCGAGCGTGCTCTGGACGTCGCCGCGCAGCTGGAGGCTGGCACCACCTGGATCAACAGCCACGGTGCTGTGGATCCGCGCGTGCCTTTCGGCGGTATCAAGTCTTCTGGCTACGGCGTGGAGTTCGGTACCGAGGGCCTCAAGGGCCTGGCTTACCCGCAGATCATCAACGGCTAA
- a CDS encoding helix-turn-helix domain-containing protein, with translation MSASAVEHFDIASWRTASSGSFGQLDVDTEDPATFHATLRSTKVGDISLFDMCTSPHTVNRYKIAANEAPFCKLSLQITGSSTMSQDGRTCELHPGNLALYVTQRPYTLRYPEDQNTLIVHFPQSFLDISPAQIQRLTANPISRSHGLGAVAVPLFEQLAKNLDLLKGPHATALVRSALTMLVSVLASDVADEPSAGTLLFNQATAYIEQHLSDPDLGPNTIAQALFVSVRHLHAKFSEQGLSVGSYIRTRRLEHIRRELVDPRHSEESISHISARYGLHDPSHLSRIFKAEYHKSPSAYRAAASCTDRRR, from the coding sequence ATGTCTGCTTCAGCTGTTGAGCATTTCGATATCGCGTCATGGCGCACCGCGTCATCCGGGTCTTTTGGCCAACTCGACGTGGACACCGAAGACCCTGCCACTTTTCACGCCACGCTGCGTTCAACGAAGGTAGGGGATATTTCCCTCTTCGACATGTGCACTTCCCCGCACACCGTGAATCGCTACAAAATAGCCGCCAACGAGGCCCCCTTTTGTAAGCTCAGCTTGCAAATCACCGGTTCCTCAACCATGAGTCAGGACGGGCGGACGTGTGAACTGCACCCAGGGAACCTAGCTCTATACGTGACCCAGCGGCCCTACACGCTGCGCTATCCGGAAGACCAGAACACACTCATTGTGCACTTCCCGCAGAGCTTTCTCGACATTTCACCAGCGCAGATCCAACGCCTTACCGCGAACCCAATCTCCCGCTCACACGGCCTGGGCGCGGTGGCCGTCCCTCTCTTTGAGCAGCTGGCCAAGAACCTCGATCTACTCAAGGGACCCCACGCCACGGCCTTGGTCCGCTCTGCGCTCACCATGTTGGTGTCGGTTTTAGCCTCCGATGTGGCCGATGAGCCCTCAGCCGGCACGCTACTGTTCAACCAGGCCACCGCCTACATCGAACAGCACTTGAGCGACCCGGACTTAGGCCCCAACACCATCGCCCAAGCACTGTTCGTATCGGTACGCCATCTCCACGCCAAGTTCTCCGAACAGGGCCTTTCCGTAGGCAGCTACATCAGAACGAGGCGCCTAGAACACATCCGCAGAGAGCTCGTGGACCCGCGGCACTCCGAGGAATCAATCAGCCACATCAGCGCCCGCTATGGCCTGCACGATCCCTCGCATCTCTCACGCATCTTCAAAGCGGAGTACCACAAGTCACCGAGTGCGTACCGAGCAGCGGCTAGCTGTACTGACCGGAGACGTTGA
- a CDS encoding CueP family metal-binding protein: protein MKRLISLTAACAAAITLSACSTESPVQSEASKSDAATTEVQQVSAEEIQAEFDLEGLDGPEIIDKLDRMPKEERNRDLHASVRPNELILTAEQGQASLPLPEDKFYVSIAPYVSATHDCFNHSLTTCTGELGKEDIHVTITDDEGNELVNEDTTTFDNGFIGYWLPADKKGTITIKQDGKTGEVPLDTSDEGGTCVTTLQMA, encoded by the coding sequence ATGAAACGTCTTATTTCTCTCACTGCCGCATGTGCCGCAGCTATCACCCTGTCCGCCTGCTCCACCGAGAGCCCCGTTCAGAGCGAAGCCTCCAAGAGCGACGCTGCCACCACCGAGGTCCAGCAGGTCTCCGCCGAGGAGATCCAGGCCGAGTTCGACCTTGAAGGATTGGACGGCCCGGAGATCATCGACAAGCTGGATCGCATGCCCAAGGAGGAGCGCAATCGCGATCTTCACGCTTCCGTGCGCCCGAACGAGTTGATCCTCACCGCCGAGCAGGGCCAGGCCTCCCTACCCCTGCCGGAGGACAAGTTCTACGTCTCCATCGCACCGTATGTCTCTGCTACCCACGATTGTTTCAACCACTCCCTGACCACCTGCACCGGTGAGCTCGGCAAGGAAGACATCCACGTCACCATCACCGATGACGAAGGAAACGAGCTGGTCAACGAAGACACCACGACCTTTGACAACGGCTTCATTGGTTACTGGCTGCCCGCCGACAAGAAGGGCACCATCACCATCAAGCAGGACGGCAAGACCGGTGAGGTTCCCCTGGATACCTCTGACGAAGGCGGTACCTGCGTGACCACGCTGCAGATGGCATAA
- a CDS encoding NAD(P)-dependent oxidoreductase gives MNITILGATGMAGTAIAQEATRRGHHVTSVSRNPPETNDPHTTVARLDLTDLEAPLQPVLNDADAVVLAVRMAPGDESSVAPLTSHVLDHAAVAGVRVLVVGGAAPLRSPHDRELRVLDDPTFVPPQWRDVASASLDQFNACTEHPNQNWTYLSPSAVFEPGQGTGAYRRGGDTLLINHDGTSRITPADLALAVLDELEQPSTQRHFTAIEQAKGLA, from the coding sequence ATGAACATCACGATTCTCGGAGCCACCGGCATGGCCGGTACCGCGATCGCGCAGGAGGCCACACGCCGCGGCCACCACGTCACTTCCGTATCGCGCAACCCACCGGAGACCAACGACCCGCATACTACCGTCGCTCGTCTCGATCTGACAGATCTCGAGGCACCCCTGCAGCCCGTCCTGAACGACGCAGACGCCGTCGTGCTCGCCGTGCGCATGGCCCCCGGCGATGAGAGCAGTGTGGCTCCGCTGACCAGCCATGTCCTCGACCACGCCGCTGTCGCGGGGGTTCGGGTTCTGGTCGTAGGAGGAGCAGCGCCCTTACGCTCACCTCACGATCGGGAGTTACGCGTCCTGGACGACCCCACCTTCGTGCCGCCCCAGTGGCGTGACGTCGCATCGGCCAGCCTCGACCAGTTCAACGCGTGTACAGAACATCCGAACCAGAACTGGACCTACCTGAGTCCGTCGGCAGTCTTCGAGCCCGGACAGGGAACCGGCGCTTATCGCCGAGGCGGTGACACGCTTCTGATCAACCACGACGGTACGTCGCGGATCACCCCTGCGGACCTGGCCCTGGCCGTACTCGATGAGCTGGAACAGCCCAGCACCCAACGTCACTTCACCGCCATCGAGCAAGCAAAGGGTCTGGCCTAA
- a CDS encoding ATP-binding protein, translated as MNNWSENQLRELLAELELRGGDSTTVEVKTAQGGIPDSLPQTLCAFANMPSGGLIILGVNEKEGFIVTGIENPSEMEAALASQARHAITPPVTVHTDSVAIDGTHVVIAEVTGLPIIYKPAIYRGEAYLRMADGDYRMSASELRMMDVAKLHAEEAVSYDTTIVEGTSIADLDRAVVEDFLVQARRKNRRLSGLTQDEDVLRALAVTTATGELTLAGLYALGFYPQGHFPSLAVTVAVRLPNGSKHGRVLGLETFEGPVPVLLNSVMDWVRQRLAAVRRYREDGSMVEVPELPLSAIREAVANALVHRDLGPNTLGAGKSIDVRLLPDKMVIFSPGGLRDLTVEQLKSRDLARQEINQRLYRLCRYLKADDGSFVIEGEGGGVQLMLDAAREQGLPEPDLIDSGVQFTVKMWRPDTRGEARTWEPLRKEESRIESQRRVDAPANVDGLGVNAPRVAEALSAAAQPLSIGEIETATNLTRAQVRYALKSLVKARFVRMDGTRGSQATTYEWLANRGIAGS; from the coding sequence GTGAACAATTGGTCCGAGAATCAGCTGAGAGAGCTATTGGCTGAGCTTGAATTGCGCGGCGGTGATTCAACAACAGTCGAGGTCAAAACCGCTCAAGGGGGCATTCCGGACTCTCTACCGCAGACATTGTGCGCGTTCGCAAACATGCCGAGTGGCGGTCTTATCATTCTCGGTGTCAATGAGAAAGAAGGCTTCATTGTCACTGGCATTGAGAATCCTTCGGAGATGGAGGCTGCTCTGGCCTCTCAGGCGCGTCATGCCATCACCCCTCCAGTCACAGTGCATACCGACAGTGTGGCAATAGATGGCACGCATGTTGTGATTGCGGAGGTTACGGGTCTTCCGATCATTTATAAGCCTGCTATCTACAGGGGAGAAGCGTATCTTCGAATGGCTGATGGGGATTATCGTATGAGTGCCTCCGAGCTACGCATGATGGACGTAGCGAAGCTGCATGCCGAAGAGGCAGTGTCCTATGACACGACGATTGTGGAAGGCACGAGTATCGCGGACTTGGACCGCGCCGTGGTGGAAGATTTCTTGGTTCAGGCGCGGAGAAAGAATCGGCGACTATCGGGACTTACTCAAGATGAGGACGTCTTACGGGCACTAGCGGTGACGACCGCGACTGGAGAGCTGACGCTTGCTGGCCTGTATGCGCTGGGTTTCTATCCTCAAGGACATTTTCCCTCCTTAGCAGTAACAGTGGCGGTAAGGCTACCGAATGGTTCGAAGCACGGGCGAGTGTTGGGGTTGGAGACCTTTGAGGGGCCCGTCCCGGTGCTGTTGAACTCGGTAATGGATTGGGTAAGGCAACGTTTAGCCGCCGTACGGCGATATCGAGAGGATGGATCAATGGTGGAAGTTCCTGAACTTCCCCTTTCGGCCATTCGAGAGGCCGTGGCGAATGCACTGGTGCACCGTGATCTTGGGCCAAACACGTTGGGTGCGGGTAAATCGATTGATGTCCGCTTACTACCGGACAAGATGGTCATCTTCAGCCCAGGTGGCCTGCGTGATCTGACGGTAGAGCAGCTGAAGTCGAGAGATCTGGCGCGCCAGGAGATTAACCAGCGGCTCTATAGACTGTGCCGATATCTCAAAGCAGACGATGGCTCTTTTGTCATTGAGGGCGAAGGCGGCGGCGTGCAGCTCATGTTGGATGCCGCGCGAGAGCAAGGACTGCCGGAGCCTGACCTGATAGATTCCGGTGTGCAATTTACGGTGAAGATGTGGCGGCCGGACACGCGTGGAGAAGCCCGTACCTGGGAGCCACTACGCAAGGAGGAATCCCGCATCGAATCGCAACGACGAGTGGACGCACCAGCGAACGTGGATGGCCTAGGAGTCAACGCCCCGCGCGTAGCGGAGGCGCTGAGTGCGGCGGCACAACCCCTGTCCATTGGTGAAATAGAAACAGCCACAAACCTCACTCGAGCGCAGGTCCGATATGCGCTGAAGTCACTGGTGAAGGCACGATTCGTGCGTATGGATGGTACGCGCGGCTCACAAGCGACAACCTATGAATGGCTAGCTAACCGCGGGATTGCAGGCTCTTAA